In the genome of Pseudanabaena mucicola str. Chao 1806, the window TACTCTTTTGTGGTACTACTGGATTCCTCTGGCTCGCAAACTTGCCCATCAGCAACAAAAACTAGGTAGACCCTTGATTCAAGGTTTACTGGGAGGTCAGGGGGCAGGCAAAACCACCTTAGGGCTGGTTTTAAATATTCTGTTAAAGCATCTCGGCAAAACTTTTTTGAGCATTTCCCTTGACGATTTCTATAAAACCTATACTGATCGCCAAAAATTACGAGAGCGTCGTCCCGTTCTCATTTGGCGCGGTCCTCCCAGTACCCATGATGTGGATCTGGGTATTCAGGTTTTGCAGCAATTGCGCGATCGCTATTCAGATCAGCCTCAACCAACTGCCATCCCACGTTTTGATAAGTCTTTGCACAATGGTGCAGGCGATCGCATTGGTACTGAAATTTCCCATGGCGCAGATATTGTTGTGTTTGAAGGCTGGTTTGTGGGTATGCGTCCCCTGCCAATTTCCGCATTTCGACACTTTATTCCACCTATTTTGTCGGAAAGCGATCTCGAATTTGCCCTTGAATGCAATGCCAACCTGTATAACTACCTGCCCCTCTGGGATTATCTCGATAGCTTAATTGTACTGATCCCTGAAAACTACCAATACAGCTTGCAATGGCGACTTGAAGCTGAGCATAAGTTAATTGCCTCTGGAAAAACAGGCATGAGCGATCATGAAATCACCCAATTTGTCGAATATTTCTGGAAAGCGCTACATCCTGAACTGTTTTTGCCCCGCATGCTTGGACACTACAATATCAATGAGCGCCTTTTAGGTGAGCCAATAAGTCCAATAGGTCAGATAAATGGAGATCACATAGGAGCCGATCCACCCGTTGATTTAGTGATCGAAATATCGCGATCTCGTCTTCCACAACGCATTTATCGACCCTAAATACAATTAAATACAGTATTGATGTATCGCAAATTGGAATTTTGCTGATTTTTAATATGTCGATCAAGCAATCAATCGGAAGGAATAGTTTATTATTGTGTTACGAATAAAATAACCAAACTGAATTCACCTTCCTGATCAAGGTAATTGCTTAATTTACTTTTAAGTATTTGAGTAAACGCCTAAGTCATGATCAATTATCATAAATTAAAATTAAGAATCGTTAAGATCTTATTCACTACATAGATTAAGGAACATTTGCAATGGGATTACCCTGGTATCGAGTGCATACAGTTCTCCTGAACGATCCAGGAAGACTGATTGCCACGCACCTGATGCACACTGCTCTTGTAGCAGGGTGGGCAGGCTCGATGGCACTTTACGAGCTAGCAATTTTTGACCCCAGTGACCCCGTCCTCAACCCCATGTGGCGGCAAGGCTTGTTCGTTATGCCATTCATGACCCGTATTGGCATTACCAATTCTTGGGGCGGATGGACAATCACAGGTGGCTCAACGGCTGACCCCGGCTTCTGGTCTTTTGAAGGTGTTGCACTTGCACACATCGTCCTCTCTGGTTTACTCTTCCTAGCTGCTATTTGGCATTGGGTAAACTGGGATCTTGAACTATTCAGAGATCCTCGCACAGGTGAGCCTGCTTTGGACTTACCTAAAATGTTCGGTATTCACCTCTTCTTGTCTGGTTTACTCTGCTTTGGCTTTGGTGCATTTCACGTAACTGGGCTATTTGGTCCTGGGATCTGGGTATCCGATGCCTATGGATTGAATGGTCACGTAGCTCCCGTTGCTCCTGAATGGGGACCCAATGGTTTTAATCCATTCAATGCTGGTGGTATTGCTGCTCACCACATTGCCGCAGGTATCGTGGGCATTATTGCAGGTCTATTTCACTTGACCGTACGTCCCCCCGAACGTCTCTATAAAGCACTGCGTATGGGCAACATCGAAACCGTACTCTCTAGCAGCATTGCGGCTGTATTCTTTGCCGCCTTCGTTGTCGCTGGAACCATGTGGTATGGCTGTGCCGCTACCCCGATCGAGTTATTTGGACCAACCCGCTATCAGTGGGATACTAACTCCTTCCAACAAGAAATCTCGCGGCGTGTTCAATCTGGCATTAACTCTGGCTTGAGTGTTGAACAAGCTTGGTCAACGATCCCTGATAAACTTGCTTTCTATGACTACGTTGGTAACAGCCCAGCTAAGGGTGGTTTGTTCCGCGTCGGTCCAATGAACAATGGTGATGGTATTGCCCAAAGCTGGCAAGGACACCCAATTTTCAAAGACAAAGAAGGTCGTGAACTTACTGTTCGTCGCTTGCCTAACTTCTTTGAAACTTTCCCTGTAGTTCTTCAAGACCAAGATGGTGTTGTTAGAGCTGATATCCCTTTCCGTCGTGCTGAATCTAAGTACAGCGTTGAGCAAACTGGCGTAACCGTCTCATTTGTTGGCGGTCAGTTAAATGGCAAAACCTTCACCGATGCGCCAAGCGTTAAGAAGTATGCTCGTCAAGCTCAGCTAGGCGAAATCTTTGAATTCGATCAAGAAAAGAATAATTCTGACGGTGTATTCCGTACTAGCCCTCGTGGTTGGTTCACCTTTGGACATGCAGTATTTGCATTGTTCTTCTTCTTTGGTCACATTTGGCACGGTGCTCGTACCTTGTTCCGCGATGTGTTTGCTGGTGTTGACCCAGAACTCAGCGAAGAGCAAGTTGAGTGGGGCGCATTCCAAAAAGTTGGCGACAAATCTACTCGTGTTAAAGGGGCATAAGATCCAATGGAAGCACTAACCTATACTTTTATTTTCGCTTGTTTGATTGGATTATTCTTCTTTGCAATCTTTTTCCGTGAACCTCCAAAGGTTATCACCAAAGACAAGAAGTAAATAAAAAAGCCCGCCTAGGCGGGCTTTTTTATTGCTGATAGTTTTTTTTTGATAGATATTGTGATCGCAAGTTATACCAATTCGCGAAAGTGTGGCAACACTTTTGTGAATTAAAAAGCAAACCCAGTAAAGGTTTTAAAAACTAAAAATGGCGGAGCCATTTTTAGTTTTGGTATTATGAAAAATTAGATCTTAGAGAACCAATCTAAATCAACCTCAACAGACTCAATCATTTTAATATTTACACCAAGCTTAAGATCTTTTAATCGATTTACCAGTTGTTCACCATCGATTAAGTCGATAGGAGGCGCACCATCTCGCGTTGCTTCTTTGACTG includes:
- a CDS encoding glycerate kinase, translated to MFKNQVIRIIELIGQGYRLSELDDNLLRQDLLETNKHLQAIDNNALSDLGTHEIDAIIRQRSHLLQLAYPEISQVIVKQNIQLDHPSDIFTLLWYYWIPLARKLAHQQQKLGRPLIQGLLGGQGAGKTTLGLVLNILLKHLGKTFLSISLDDFYKTYTDRQKLRERRPVLIWRGPPSTHDVDLGIQVLQQLRDRYSDQPQPTAIPRFDKSLHNGAGDRIGTEISHGADIVVFEGWFVGMRPLPISAFRHFIPPILSESDLEFALECNANLYNYLPLWDYLDSLIVLIPENYQYSLQWRLEAEHKLIASGKTGMSDHEITQFVEYFWKALHPELFLPRMLGHYNINERLLGEPISPIGQINGDHIGADPPVDLVIEISRSRLPQRIYRP
- the psbB gene encoding photosystem II chlorophyll-binding protein CP47, with translation MGLPWYRVHTVLLNDPGRLIATHLMHTALVAGWAGSMALYELAIFDPSDPVLNPMWRQGLFVMPFMTRIGITNSWGGWTITGGSTADPGFWSFEGVALAHIVLSGLLFLAAIWHWVNWDLELFRDPRTGEPALDLPKMFGIHLFLSGLLCFGFGAFHVTGLFGPGIWVSDAYGLNGHVAPVAPEWGPNGFNPFNAGGIAAHHIAAGIVGIIAGLFHLTVRPPERLYKALRMGNIETVLSSSIAAVFFAAFVVAGTMWYGCAATPIELFGPTRYQWDTNSFQQEISRRVQSGINSGLSVEQAWSTIPDKLAFYDYVGNSPAKGGLFRVGPMNNGDGIAQSWQGHPIFKDKEGRELTVRRLPNFFETFPVVLQDQDGVVRADIPFRRAESKYSVEQTGVTVSFVGGQLNGKTFTDAPSVKKYARQAQLGEIFEFDQEKNNSDGVFRTSPRGWFTFGHAVFALFFFFGHIWHGARTLFRDVFAGVDPELSEEQVEWGAFQKVGDKSTRVKGA
- a CDS encoding photosystem II reaction center protein T, with the translated sequence MEALTYTFIFACLIGLFFFAIFFREPPKVITKDKK